In Chitinophaga oryzae, the sequence GCATCAGGCCGGACAAAGACCACCAGCTATGGATCGGCACAGAAGATGGGCTCATGGTGCTAAATACCCGGACAAACGCCATCGATCACTATCTTCCCTCCGATGAAAACATCTATAGTCTTACCAACCAATCGATAAGATGTATCTATAACGACAAACAGGGTATTTACTGGTTAGGCACTTTCAGGGGCGGGATTAATAAATATGACAGGAACCTGCACCTCTTCAATTTTAAACCAGGCAGCGCATTTCATGAAAATAGCCGTCAGTCGTCCATCGTCACTGCCTTTGCGGAAAACAGCGGAGGCAATGTTTTTGTGGCCACCGATGGCGGAGGCATGTTTGAATTCAATCGCCAAACGGGGAAAGTCCATCCCATTGACATCCCGCTTCCGGTAACGGGCAATAAAGTGGCCATTATGGCGCTCCAGTACACCCGCGACAAAAAATTATACATAGGCACCTATGCATTGGGCCTGCTCATCATCAACAGTGTTACCGGCAACTATAAATACCTCACAAAAGTCGCGGGGAGCGAGCACCCCGGCGCCAATGACATCTTTTGCATAAAGGAAGACAGTAAAGGCAACGTTTGGGTTGGCACCAACGGAGAAGGACTGAACGTCCTCAAAAATGAGCAGGTGGTTACCAGGTATACCCCTCATCCGGACCCCACAAAGCCGAGCGAGAAAAAGCTGCCGTTCAACGGATATATCAGGGCTATCGAGGAGGATACGGAAGGCAATATCTGGATTGGCACCCATGGAGGCGGCGTCGGCGTTTATCATCCGGGCACCGGCCGGTGGGACATCTACACCCAAAGCAACAGCCTGTTGCCGAGCGATAAAGTGCAAACATTGCTGTGCGACAGCAAAGGCCGTATGTGGGCAGGCACCTTTGGCGGCCTGAGCTTTTTTGATAAAACACAACAGCGGTTTGTCAATTTCTGCGAAAAAGACGGCCTGCAAAACGTGACCATTTACAAAATCCTTGAAGATAAGAGCGGGACTATCTGGCTAAGTACCAACATGGGCATCAGCAGTTTCCACGCTGAGACCAAAAAGTTCAGAAACTATACGCGCTATAACGGCGTTCAAAATAACAACTTCGTTCGTAACTCCGGCATACGCTTGTCTGACGGAGACCTGATGTTCGGCGGACTGGAAGGAATTAACTACTTTACGCCCTCCGGTCTTACCCTCAACAAACATGCTCCGGTTGTGCTGCTGACAGATCTAAGGGTATCCAACAAATCGATACTTCCTGATGAGGACGGCCCTATTACAGCACATATTGCCGTAGCCGACAACATCCGGCTGGCCTACAAACAAAACTTTGTCATCAGTTTTGTGGCGCTCAACTACACCCTTCCAACAGAAAACCATTATGCCTACAAACTCGATGGATTTGATAAAGACTGGAACTATACCGGCACGGCCAACAGTGCGGCCTATACGAACCTTGATCCCGGAGAATACACCTTCCATGTCAAAGCCGCTAACAACGATGGAATCTGGAGTAGCCGGGACACCACGATAAAAATCCACGTTCGCCCCCCGTTCTGGCGTACTATTTATGCGTACGCCTTTTATGTGTGCGCCATCTGCCTGTTATTGCTCTATAGCCGTTACCTCGGGATCAAGCGGATAAGGAAAAAATTCCTGCTGGAACAGGAAAGGCTGGAAGTAAAAAGGCTGCAGGACATCGACCGGCTTAAAATTAAATTCCTCACCAACCTTAGTCATGATTTCAGAACTCCTATTTCACTGATCATGGGCCCGGTAGAACAGCTCATTAGCGGAGAAAACACCGGCCCACGCCTCGACAGGCTAAACATGATCAAAAGAAATTCCAGGCGGCTGCTTAATCTGGTCAACCAACTGCTGGATTTCAGGAGAATGGAAGAACATGAACTAAAACTACAGCCAACAGCAGGAGATTTTGTAGCTTTTATCAGAGAGGTCACAGACTCTTTCCGCGATTTTGCCGAAAGAAAGAACATACAATTCACCTTTATCAGTGACCCGGCAATACTCTGTGTTTTATTTGACCATGATAAGACAGAACGTATTCTTTTCAATTTGCTTTCCAATGCCTTTAAGTTCACCTCAGAAAAAGGCGCGGTTACCGTAACGCTGCAGCTGTTGAAAAAAGAGGAAGTTACCTGCCGGCAATGGGTCCGGATAACAGTAAAAGATACCGGCATCGGCATCCCCAAAGATAAAAAAGACCGGATCTTCGAACATTTCTTCCAGGCAGACACCGTTTCCACCATATTAAACCAGGGAATCGGCATAGGCTTATCCATTACGAAAGAATTTGTAACCATACATGGCGGTACAATTGAAGTAGACAGCGAACCGGGACAGGGCGCAACTTTCACCATAGAACTGCCTTTAATGGCGGCGGCAGAAATCCCTGTAAGGCAGGAGCCGCCTGAGTTGTCCGTCCGGGAAGCAATACTGCAGGAACCGGCAGCAGCATCGCAGGCCCGCGAGGAACTACCGGATAGCCAGGAAAAGGCCGTGGTGCTCATCGTGGAAGACAATGACGACTTCAGGTTCTATCTTAAAGATAACCTTTGCAGGAATTACAAAATAATAGAAGCCAGTAACGGGAAAGACGGCTGGCAAAAAGCCCTGTTACAGCATCCGCACCTGATCGTCAGTGATATTACCATGCCGCAAATGGATGGTATCAGCTTATTGCAGAAGTTAAAATCGGATAAAAGGACCAATCATATACCCGTTATATTGCTCACCGCGCTCACCCATGAGGTCCAGCAGATCGCAGGACTGGCAACAGGCGCCAATGACTATATCACCAAACCATTTAACTTCGAAATACTTCATGCCAGGATCAGGAATCTCCTGCATCTTAACCATACCCTGAAAAACACGTATACCAAACAAATAAAATTACTTGCGCCTGAAATTGAAAAGGTATCGGCCGAAGAAAAGTTAATGGTGCGTATCGCGGCCCACCTGGAAGAAAACCTGACAGATTCCCAACTTTCGGTCGAGCGCCTGAGCAAGGAACTAGGGATGAGCCGGAGTTCACTGTACAATAAATTATTGGAACTAACCGGTCAGACCCCGGTAGAATATATCCGGTCCTACCGGCTGGAAAAAGCCGCCATGCTCATGAAAAAAAGTGACCTGACCATTGCTGAAATCGCCTATCAGGTAGGCTTCTCCACGCCCAACTATTTTGCCAAATCATTCAAGGCAAAATACAATGTGCTGCCTTCCGAATTTATGGCAAAGATGCAAAGAGATAAAGCGTTTGAGTAATGATATGAAAAAACAGCCCCCTGGTTGACAGGAGGCTGTTTTTTCCGCATTGGTATCAATGCGGCAAGGTAAGGTGAAAAACTATTTACTCACAGGCGTAAATGTTTCCATGGTGACAGACCGGTCCCTGAGCACCAGCGTGTCCGACACAGACACCTGCATATCGGGCAGGGCCACCTGGTATTTGAGGTAAAGCGCATCGCGATCTTTGTTTCCCCAGCTGTTCTTTTCTCCCCTCTTTACAAATTGTCCGTTCCCGGAAGCACTAATATTGGCGGTTGCCGAAGAAACCGTGCATTTTCCGCCATCCTGGAAGGTGAGCAGCAATGTACAGTTGATGTTATTGCCATCTTTGTTTTTGTACACCACCGGAAACTCCAGTTCTTTCATGGACCTCGTACTTAACTTATTTACCTCATCTTTCTCTACGTACTCCCTGTGCCGTATGATGGTTTGATTTACGCTTCCTGATATTACATCTTTCCCTCTGCGCAGGTAGTTGCCATGCCACTCATTCACGTATTTGACGGCATACAGGATAAAATCTTTGCCGCTCAGGACAGAATCCGCGCCTGATTTACCGGTTATACGTAATGGAATCACATAGGTGTTCTTAATTGCCCTGGGGTCATTAAAAAAGGCGTCGGCCAGCTGCACTTCCACGCCACCGGCCAGGCTGCCCCTGGGAATAACGATCTTGTTGTCTGCCAGTGAATAGTACTTAGCGGGCATGGGCAGGACTTCATCTTTACCGGCGCCAAACAGCAACCCGTTTCCCAGCAGGGAATTATCTACTGCGATACTGATGTTCACGTCGTTTTTACTGTAATAAACACCGCCGGTGGCAGCCATAATTTTACATTTTCGCTGGTTATCCAGCTCTGTGCTGAAGATATCTTCTCCAAACGTGATGGTGCGTACAGGGTATTGATAAGCGAAGTATACCGTTTGATAAGGATAGTCGGGAAACGTTACGTTCTTGTTACATGCTGCAAGCAGCAGTAATACCACGGGCATTAAAAACTTTTTCATCTTTGCTTTTTTCAAAAAAATCAATTAAAAATGAGCTCCTGCCTGTTTTTCTCAGCGCCAGCCTTTGTTTTGTTCCAGCGCGCCAAACTTCAGTATTTCTCCATACGGTATGGGGCCATAAGTCATAAATGACTGGAACTGCCGGGGCTCGACATTTATCACAGCGGGAACATTATTTTTTATGCTCACCCCCCTGGCTGTTTCACTCAGATTAACTTTCCAGCGACGCAGGTCCCAGAAGCGAAACCCTTCAAAGCACAATTCTATTCTCCGCTCATTCCTGATCAGGTCTCTCATTTGGTCTTTACTGCCTTTCGCTTCTTCGAGCCAGGTATCACCATTAGCAGTGCCCACACCGGCCCTTTTACGGATCGCCCGGATCACGTCATAGGCAGAGAATCCATACCTGCCGGCTCCTAATGGTCCCCAGGCTTCATTGGCCGCCTCTGCGTAGTTGAGAAAAATTTCCGTATACCGGATATGTGGTTTGTAATGCCGCTGGTTGTTGGTGGAATTAGGATTCAGGTTCACATCCTGCCGTAACAGTTTGCGGAGGTAATAGCCAGTCCTGGTGGATGTTCCCACTATGTTGAGCCCATCATTTGTGCCACCATCTGCAGCTGTGCTGATGACCGTATTATTGGGGCCGGCGGTACCGCCATTCACTAAAATAAACACACGCAACCGCGGGTCCCTGTTGGCGTAGGGGTCCGTTGCATCATAGCCGCTACCTGTATGGGTAATCGGGATTCCGTTAGCCATAGGAAAAGCGTCTACCAGGTTTTGTGTTGGATTGATGCGTCCGTTACCAAACAATCCCGGCGGATAATTAGCCTGCTCCAGGTCGCGGTTATCGCCGTAATTGTTCCTCCAGAGTATTTCAGCGGGGTTGGCGCCATCGGCGAGGCCGGCAATTTCACTGGCATTGGCATACCAGGTAAGGCCATTGGAAGCCAAAGCGCCTACACCTCCTTTCAGGTAAAGCACTTCCCCTGCGTAGTCGGCCGCATCGGCCCAGGTAGTAGTGTTACCTGCACTAAACGCCGGGCTGGCAGCCAGTAATGCGGCCTTTGACCGGATAGCCTTTACAATCCGTCCCGTGAGAAATCCCCGGAAAGCGGAGCCAAAAGCACGGTCATATTGTTCTTTGGTAATCGTTCCGTACTTAGCAGGAATGAATGCGGCGCTTGCAATATTTCCGTAATCCAGCGGAAGCAAATCATCCGCTATCGACAGGTCGCTGTAAATTTGTTTCATACAAGCTTCAAAGGTGGCCCTGGGGGTATTGAAGTCAGCATTAGGCCCCTGCACGGCGGTAATAATGGGCACCCCCAGCACAGCGCCGCTTTCAGACACGCCGGCATGGGCCTGCAGCAGATAATAATAGAAAAGGGCGCGCAAACCGGCAGCCTCCCCTTTTATCCGCATGGCAAATAATTTACTGACTACAGGATCTGACACCCAACGGACTGTGTCCACGTCCCGTAAAACAATGTTGAGGTACTGGATAGCCGCATATGCATTGGTCCACTGGCTCAACGGGTTGTTATTGGCCGTCCACTGCCCGTTTGCTATTTTCAGGAAACCATTGCCCTGGTCATTGGTCACCGCATCATCAGTGGCTACATCATTAAATGACCAGGAATTAGTGGGTATCCGGTTATAGCCGTTGAGCAATATGCCAAATGGCAGCGCAGCGTCATTTGGAGGATATTTACCCGGATTCAGGTCCCGGATATTTTCAGTTTCCGGCACCAGCAGATCTTTGCAACCAGCCACCAGCAATAGACAGGCCAGTAAAATGACAATATTTATTTTCATAAAACGGGAACTTAATTATGCGAATGGAAAAGATTAAAAGGATCCCTTTATGCCCAGATTATACAGGCGTGTTTGCGGAGCGCTGCCTACGTTCATTTCGAGCACTTTACGTTCTGCCGATATCGTTAACAGATTAAAAGCGCTGACGTATACTCCCATTTCTTTCACCACTTTCTTTTTACCCAGCAAACCGCTCATATCATAGGAAATCTGCACTTTCTCCAGGTCTATGCGATTGGTCTTATACAACCAGAAATCTGAATTGCGGAAATTATTATCGCTGGCGAGCGTAGTCAGACGGGGATATCTGGCTGTTTCCGCTGTTTCCGGTGTCCAGCGGTCTCTTACGATAGCAGAATATTTGCTTTCTCCTGCAACCCAAAACCAGGAATTATTCTTCATATCGTATGCGCCAAAGCGGCCCACCCCCAGCGCCATAAAAGAGAAGTTCCTCCACCTCGCGCCCAGATTTATGCCCAGCGTAAGCGGAGAACCAAACCAGCCGGCACGGCCCAGGTACACTTCATCACGGGCATCAACGACGCCGTCCCCGTTTTGATCTTTATATTTGATATCACCTGGTTTTACCTGGCCAAAAGCCTGGGCAGGAGAATTTTTAATATCATTCTCATCACGGAAAAAGCCAAGGCTTTTTAATCCCCATATGGCATCCAGCGGTTTTCCCTCGCGGCGCTGGTATTCGTCGGCATATAATTCTGCGCGTTTCGTGGCCATCGTTTTGTAATAGCTGCCTACCAGCCCTATAGTATAACTCACCTCCCTCAACTTACTATGGAAACTAAGGTTGAAGTCAAAACCCACCCGCTTGTCATCATTATAATTGATATAGGGAATGAAAGA encodes:
- a CDS encoding hybrid sensor histidine kinase/response regulator transcription factor is translated as MCKYTFTFLCCLLCLAKTGWTQTGHFNFTSLTAKDGLVSNGVNAITKDHYGLMWFATDDGLNKFDGTHFTVYRHHPDDASSLRANEVLALHEDQAGNLWIGTSGGGLSLYDRKKDAFVHFPLHADAPQLPPNAVILDISSDTSGNIWIAQFEHLFKLAPGSRHISQINLIAGEETREIKLSPRCLFIDRKQQIWIGTAHGLYRYAPSTGAIKLITNNKAGCTAQDNEIKAITGDSDGQIWVGTATGLYTLQPDGASISPYHTIPLLYNKLINCIRPDKDHQLWIGTEDGLMVLNTRTNAIDHYLPSDENIYSLTNQSIRCIYNDKQGIYWLGTFRGGINKYDRNLHLFNFKPGSAFHENSRQSSIVTAFAENSGGNVFVATDGGGMFEFNRQTGKVHPIDIPLPVTGNKVAIMALQYTRDKKLYIGTYALGLLIINSVTGNYKYLTKVAGSEHPGANDIFCIKEDSKGNVWVGTNGEGLNVLKNEQVVTRYTPHPDPTKPSEKKLPFNGYIRAIEEDTEGNIWIGTHGGGVGVYHPGTGRWDIYTQSNSLLPSDKVQTLLCDSKGRMWAGTFGGLSFFDKTQQRFVNFCEKDGLQNVTIYKILEDKSGTIWLSTNMGISSFHAETKKFRNYTRYNGVQNNNFVRNSGIRLSDGDLMFGGLEGINYFTPSGLTLNKHAPVVLLTDLRVSNKSILPDEDGPITAHIAVADNIRLAYKQNFVISFVALNYTLPTENHYAYKLDGFDKDWNYTGTANSAAYTNLDPGEYTFHVKAANNDGIWSSRDTTIKIHVRPPFWRTIYAYAFYVCAICLLLLYSRYLGIKRIRKKFLLEQERLEVKRLQDIDRLKIKFLTNLSHDFRTPISLIMGPVEQLISGENTGPRLDRLNMIKRNSRRLLNLVNQLLDFRRMEEHELKLQPTAGDFVAFIREVTDSFRDFAERKNIQFTFISDPAILCVLFDHDKTERILFNLLSNAFKFTSEKGAVTVTLQLLKKEEVTCRQWVRITVKDTGIGIPKDKKDRIFEHFFQADTVSTILNQGIGIGLSITKEFVTIHGGTIEVDSEPGQGATFTIELPLMAAAEIPVRQEPPELSVREAILQEPAAASQAREELPDSQEKAVVLIVEDNDDFRFYLKDNLCRNYKIIEASNGKDGWQKALLQHPHLIVSDITMPQMDGISLLQKLKSDKRTNHIPVILLTALTHEVQQIAGLATGANDYITKPFNFEILHARIRNLLHLNHTLKNTYTKQIKLLAPEIEKVSAEEKLMVRIAAHLEENLTDSQLSVERLSKELGMSRSSLYNKLLELTGQTPVEYIRSYRLEKAAMLMKKSDLTIAEIAYQVGFSTPNYFAKSFKAKYNVLPSEFMAKMQRDKAFE
- a CDS encoding DUF5627 domain-containing protein, which encodes MKKFLMPVVLLLLAACNKNVTFPDYPYQTVYFAYQYPVRTITFGEDIFSTELDNQRKCKIMAATGGVYYSKNDVNISIAVDNSLLGNGLLFGAGKDEVLPMPAKYYSLADNKIVIPRGSLAGGVEVQLADAFFNDPRAIKNTYVIPLRITGKSGADSVLSGKDFILYAVKYVNEWHGNYLRRGKDVISGSVNQTIIRHREYVEKDEVNKLSTRSMKELEFPVVYKNKDGNNINCTLLLTFQDGGKCTVSSATANISASGNGQFVKRGEKNSWGNKDRDALYLKYQVALPDMQVSVSDTLVLRDRSVTMETFTPVSK
- a CDS encoding RagB/SusD family nutrient uptake outer membrane protein produces the protein MKINIVILLACLLLVAGCKDLLVPETENIRDLNPGKYPPNDAALPFGILLNGYNRIPTNSWSFNDVATDDAVTNDQGNGFLKIANGQWTANNNPLSQWTNAYAAIQYLNIVLRDVDTVRWVSDPVVSKLFAMRIKGEAAGLRALFYYYLLQAHAGVSESGAVLGVPIITAVQGPNADFNTPRATFEACMKQIYSDLSIADDLLPLDYGNIASAAFIPAKYGTITKEQYDRAFGSAFRGFLTGRIVKAIRSKAALLAASPAFSAGNTTTWADAADYAGEVLYLKGGVGALASNGLTWYANASEIAGLADGANPAEILWRNNYGDNRDLEQANYPPGLFGNGRINPTQNLVDAFPMANGIPITHTGSGYDATDPYANRDPRLRVFILVNGGTAGPNNTVISTAADGGTNDGLNIVGTSTRTGYYLRKLLRQDVNLNPNSTNNQRHYKPHIRYTEIFLNYAEAANEAWGPLGAGRYGFSAYDVIRAIRKRAGVGTANGDTWLEEAKGSKDQMRDLIRNERRIELCFEGFRFWDLRRWKVNLSETARGVSIKNNVPAVINVEPRQFQSFMTYGPIPYGEILKFGALEQNKGWR